One window of Dehalococcoidales bacterium genomic DNA carries:
- a CDS encoding cob(I)yrinic acid a,c-diamide adenosyltransferase, whose protein sequence is MTSAESFDKGLVQVFTGEGRGKTSAAIGTVVRALGNGLRVFIVAFMKAGHPSGEWEMLSGLQNVSVARFGTRAFVDPDNPGPEDREQAAQALKTARGAMLSGDYELVVLDEVNVAVTWKLVELDEVLRLIEDKPGNVELILTGRGADKEIVRVADLVTEMLNIKHPYEKGIVARKGIEY, encoded by the coding sequence ATGACCTCAGCAGAATCCTTCGATAAGGGTCTTGTCCAGGTCTTCACGGGAGAGGGTAGGGGGAAGACATCGGCAGCAATTGGGACGGTGGTGCGTGCCCTGGGCAACGGGTTGAGGGTCTTCATCGTAGCCTTTATGAAAGCGGGTCACCCTTCCGGTGAGTGGGAAATGCTTTCCGGACTGCAGAATGTCAGCGTTGCCAGGTTCGGCACAAGAGCTTTCGTGGACCCCGACAATCCCGGTCCAGAAGACAGGGAGCAGGCGGCACAGGCGTTAAAGACAGCACGCGGGGCGATGCTCAGCGGCGACTACGAACTGGTGGTACTCGACGAGGTGAATGTGGCCGTAACCTGGAAGCTGGTTGAACTGGACGAAGTGCTTCGGTTGATTGAAGATAAACCAGGAAACGTTGAGCTGATTCTCACCGGCCGCGGTGCTGACAAAGAGATAGTCAGGGTGGCCGACCTGGTTACCGAGATGCTCAATATCAAGCATCCCTACGAAAAAGGAATCGTAGCGCGCAAGGGAATCGAATACTAG